In Gordonia iterans, the following proteins share a genomic window:
- a CDS encoding sodium-dependent transporter codes for MTDTAAANPERQTWTSNRGFILAAIGSAVGLGNIWRFPGVAYESGGGAFLIPYLIALFTAGFPILFLDYAIGHRYRAAAALALRRLWRKAEVIGWFQTALLFIISVYYAVVIAWAMSYFYFSFGTKWGDDTQTFFLSDYLQVGEPGVSAQLVSGVALPLVIVWVLIIVVLALGIAKGIEKVNVIGIPLLVLGFGALVIRAVTLPGATDGLNELFTPQWSELTNLSVWIAAYSQIFFSMSIAFGIMIAYASFQRRKANMTSSGLVVGFANSSFELLAGIGVFSALGFLAHQSNIRFAELEGITGPTLSFITFPKIVSEMPGSWFFGAVFFGSLVIAGFTSLVSLVVGVSVGMQEKFGLSQRTAAVGVGIVSALVSFGLFATTTGLIALDTVDQFANNIGVVGSAIIMCVTVVWIARRGPLLRDHLNAVSTFKLGNTWLVLIGVFAPLALLVMLIDKVMGLVKDGYEGYPDWYVNTFGWGTIVLAVVFAIVMTVLSWNGRDESFQPWPPLKGDER; via the coding sequence ATGACGGATACGGCGGCGGCGAACCCGGAGCGACAGACCTGGACGTCCAATCGCGGCTTCATCCTCGCCGCGATCGGGTCGGCGGTCGGGCTCGGCAACATCTGGCGATTCCCCGGCGTCGCCTACGAGAGCGGCGGCGGGGCCTTCCTGATTCCGTATCTGATCGCACTGTTCACCGCGGGCTTCCCCATCCTGTTCCTCGACTACGCGATCGGACACCGTTATCGTGCGGCCGCAGCACTCGCGCTGCGCCGGCTGTGGCGCAAGGCCGAGGTGATCGGATGGTTCCAGACCGCACTGCTGTTCATCATCTCCGTCTACTACGCCGTGGTGATCGCCTGGGCGATGAGCTACTTCTACTTCTCGTTCGGCACCAAGTGGGGTGACGACACACAGACCTTCTTCCTCAGCGACTATCTGCAGGTCGGTGAGCCGGGGGTGTCGGCGCAGCTGGTGTCGGGCGTCGCCCTGCCGCTGGTGATCGTCTGGGTGCTGATCATCGTCGTGCTGGCGCTCGGCATCGCCAAGGGCATCGAGAAGGTCAACGTGATCGGCATACCGCTGCTGGTCCTCGGCTTCGGCGCGCTGGTGATCCGTGCCGTCACGCTGCCCGGTGCGACCGACGGGCTCAACGAGCTGTTCACACCCCAGTGGAGTGAGCTGACCAACCTCTCGGTCTGGATCGCGGCGTACAGCCAGATCTTCTTCTCGATGTCGATCGCCTTCGGCATCATGATCGCGTACGCCTCGTTCCAGCGGCGCAAAGCCAACATGACCAGCTCGGGCCTGGTCGTCGGGTTCGCGAACTCGTCGTTCGAGTTGCTGGCCGGCATCGGGGTCTTCTCCGCGCTCGGGTTCCTCGCGCACCAGAGCAACATCCGGTTCGCCGAGCTGGAGGGGATCACCGGGCCCACGCTCTCGTTCATCACCTTCCCGAAGATCGTCTCAGAGATGCCGGGCAGCTGGTTCTTCGGAGCGGTGTTCTTCGGTTCGCTGGTGATCGCGGGCTTCACGTCGCTGGTGTCGCTGGTGGTCGGTGTGTCGGTGGGCATGCAGGAGAAGTTCGGGCTCTCCCAGCGCACCGCCGCGGTCGGCGTCGGCATCGTGAGCGCCCTGGTCTCCTTCGGACTGTTCGCCACCACCACCGGCCTGATCGCGCTGGACACCGTCGACCAGTTCGCCAACAACATCGGTGTGGTCGGTTCGGCGATCATCATGTGCGTGACGGTGGTGTGGATCGCGCGGCGGGGGCCGCTGCTCCGCGATCACCTGAACGCGGTGTCGACGTTCAAGCTCGGCAACACCTGGCTGGTCCTGATCGGGGTGTTCGCGCCGCTCGCGCTCCTGGTGATGTTGATCGACAAGGTGATGGGTCTGGTGAAAGACGGCTACGAGGGCTACCCGGACTGGTACGTCAACACCTTCGGCTGGGGCACCATCGTCCTCGCCGTGGTGTTCGCGATCGTGATGACCGTCCTCAGCTGGAACGGCCGCGACGAGTCCTTCCAACCCTGGCCGCCGCTGAAAGGAGACGAGCGATGA
- a CDS encoding DUF808 domain-containing protein, protein MAGGLAALLDDVAALARLTAASIDDIGAAAGRASTKAVGVVVDDAAVTPRYVQGIEPARELPIIAKIARGSIRNKLVFILPAIMLLSEFASWALTPLLMLGGTYLAFEGAEKIWEKLTGHGAHAEAPAAQVGGDQEKKLVGGAVRTDFILSAEIMVIALSEVASEGLWMRLGALIVVAVVITALVYGVVAVIVKMDDVGLAMARRNSAVSRRVGRSLVSAMPMLMTALSYVGVVAMLWVGGHILLGGVHDLGWHWLYDLVHHLEVAAADASPVAGGFVGWLVNTFFSAVLGFLVGSVVVAIVHQVRPHKPAGADHSDPEPAS, encoded by the coding sequence ATGGCAGGAGGGTTGGCGGCGCTGCTCGACGACGTCGCGGCGCTGGCGAGACTTACGGCGGCATCGATCGACGACATCGGCGCGGCGGCGGGAAGGGCCAGTACCAAGGCGGTGGGCGTCGTCGTCGACGACGCGGCGGTGACCCCGCGGTACGTGCAGGGCATCGAGCCCGCGCGGGAACTGCCGATCATCGCCAAGATCGCGCGCGGGTCGATCCGCAACAAGCTGGTCTTCATCCTTCCGGCGATCATGCTGCTCAGCGAGTTCGCGTCGTGGGCACTGACTCCGTTGCTCATGCTGGGCGGCACCTACCTGGCTTTCGAGGGCGCGGAGAAGATCTGGGAGAAGCTGACCGGCCACGGCGCGCACGCGGAGGCGCCTGCCGCGCAGGTGGGCGGCGACCAGGAGAAGAAGCTGGTCGGCGGCGCCGTCCGCACAGACTTCATCCTGTCCGCGGAGATCATGGTGATCGCCCTGAGCGAGGTCGCCTCCGAAGGGCTCTGGATGCGCCTGGGCGCGCTGATCGTCGTCGCCGTGGTCATCACGGCGCTGGTCTACGGCGTCGTCGCGGTGATCGTGAAGATGGACGACGTCGGGCTGGCGATGGCCCGGCGGAACAGCGCGGTGAGCCGGCGCGTCGGCCGCTCGCTGGTGAGCGCGATGCCGATGCTCATGACGGCGCTCTCGTACGTCGGCGTCGTGGCCATGCTCTGGGTGGGCGGGCACATCCTTCTCGGCGGCGTCCACGACCTCGGCTGGCACTGGCTCTACGACCTCGTCCACCACCTCGAGGTCGCCGCCGCCGATGCGTCGCCGGTCGCCGGCGGCTTCGTCGGCTGGCTGGTCAACACCTTCTTCTCGGCGGTGCTCGGTTTCCTGGTGGGTTCGGTGGTGGTGGCGATCGTGCACCAGGTCAGGCCGCACAAACCCGCGGGCGCCGACCACTCCGACCCCGAGCCGGCGTCCTGA
- a CDS encoding WXG100 family type VII secretion target produces the protein MSGGTIRYNFANLGTLAGDLKNQFGRLEELSGQLKRQVNMLAANWESGGAADYQLAQADWDRIFTDARLRLNGLGAGVAKASSRMHETDVRVGKSFAT, from the coding sequence ATGAGTGGTGGAACCATCCGCTACAACTTCGCGAATCTGGGCACGCTGGCCGGTGACCTGAAGAATCAGTTCGGGCGACTGGAAGAACTGTCCGGCCAGCTCAAGCGGCAGGTGAACATGCTCGCGGCCAACTGGGAATCCGGCGGCGCCGCGGATTACCAGCTGGCGCAAGCCGACTGGGACCGGATCTTCACCGACGCCCGCCTGCGGCTGAACGGCTTGGGCGCCGGGGTGGCCAAGGCGAGCTCGCGCATGCACGAGACCGACGTGCGCGTGGGCAAGTCGTTCGCCACCTGA
- a CDS encoding WXG100 family type VII secretion target — protein sequence MSGGGLNLDVAAGQAATSSIKGIVGDMRAVIGKIKASAASGLTDWQGNAAKSFDGTHTDWHATAVRLEQALNVIEGKLTSGFRGYDDADGTAATVIVNSAGGLDL from the coding sequence ATGTCCGGAGGGGGACTGAACCTCGACGTGGCGGCCGGCCAGGCGGCCACGTCGAGCATCAAGGGGATCGTGGGCGACATGCGCGCGGTGATCGGGAAGATCAAGGCGTCGGCGGCCAGCGGCCTGACCGACTGGCAGGGCAACGCGGCCAAGTCGTTCGACGGGACGCACACCGACTGGCACGCGACGGCGGTGCGGCTGGAGCAGGCCCTCAACGTGATCGAGGGAAAGCTCACGTCCGGTTTCCGCGGATACGACGACGCCGACGGCACGGCCGCGACCGTGATCGTCAACTCGGCGGGCGGCCTCGACCTGTAG
- a CDS encoding YbaB/EbfC family nucleoid-associated protein, producing the protein MTSAMDQITARAQARLAALQHAHRELAGVSATASADDGRVVVRVDASGGLADLTLRPGAARGDATRLAAVITETAATAARDVAQRRADLTREFLDEFGDPPDGEAVEHTDRGNDE; encoded by the coding sequence ATGACGTCGGCGATGGACCAGATCACCGCCCGGGCGCAAGCGCGGCTCGCCGCCCTTCAGCACGCGCACCGGGAACTGGCCGGGGTGTCGGCGACGGCGTCCGCCGACGACGGTCGCGTCGTGGTGCGGGTGGACGCGAGCGGCGGCCTGGCCGACCTGACGCTGCGGCCGGGCGCGGCCCGGGGAGATGCGACGCGGCTGGCCGCGGTGATCACCGAGACGGCTGCGACGGCAGCGCGAGACGTCGCGCAGCGGCGCGCGGACCTGACCCGCGAATTTCTCGACGAGTTCGGCGACCCGCCGGACGGCGAGGCAGTCGAACACACCGACAGGGGGAACGATGAGTGA
- a CDS encoding MinD/ParA family ATP-binding protein: MTDTPVTLPPWLSDSDARVDLSRVGVPEAPPTVQPTARPEPHPPVSAPGPLVQPPPIQPPSPHPSAPLYPAPPASAGSPPGPPLDQVALLRKARRAPSRGWRRAVHQLSAGAVNPGQSAAELEYLDLLERVRRPVRGDYRIAVLSLKGGVGKTTTAVGLGSTFASLRGDRVIAVDANPDLGTLAQRIPRQTDSTVRDLLADPAIHRYSDVRAHTSQAPSRLEILASERDPAAAEAFSEDEYRGVMRILQRYYNIIVTDCGTGLSHGAMRGVLDLADALILVSSPALDGARSAGATLDWLAGHGFGHLIARCVVVLSSARPGSSSIDTGQLAQHFLTRCRAVQEICFDDHLAEGADVDLDLLHRRTRRAFVELAATVAEDFGGTGLRRHPPFLADEM, from the coding sequence ATGACCGACACGCCCGTGACACTGCCGCCCTGGCTCAGCGACTCCGACGCCCGCGTCGACCTCTCGCGCGTCGGGGTGCCCGAAGCACCGCCGACCGTCCAGCCGACGGCCCGCCCGGAGCCGCACCCACCGGTCAGCGCCCCGGGTCCGCTGGTGCAGCCCCCACCGATCCAGCCCCCTTCGCCGCACCCGTCCGCGCCCTTGTACCCGGCCCCGCCGGCGAGCGCCGGCAGCCCGCCGGGACCCCCGCTGGATCAGGTGGCGCTGTTGCGCAAGGCCCGGCGCGCCCCGTCGCGCGGCTGGCGGCGCGCCGTGCACCAGCTCTCCGCCGGAGCCGTCAATCCCGGACAGTCCGCAGCCGAACTGGAGTATCTGGACCTGCTCGAACGCGTCCGGCGGCCGGTTCGCGGCGACTACCGGATCGCCGTGCTCTCGCTGAAAGGCGGTGTCGGCAAGACGACCACCGCGGTGGGCCTGGGATCGACCTTCGCCTCGTTGCGCGGCGACCGGGTGATCGCCGTCGACGCGAATCCCGACCTGGGCACGCTCGCGCAGCGGATTCCGCGGCAGACCGACTCCACGGTGCGCGACCTGCTCGCCGATCCGGCGATCCACCGCTACTCGGACGTGCGTGCACACACGTCGCAGGCCCCGAGCCGGCTGGAGATCCTCGCCTCCGAGCGCGATCCGGCCGCCGCCGAGGCGTTCAGCGAAGACGAGTACCGGGGTGTGATGCGAATCCTCCAGCGGTACTACAACATCATCGTGACGGACTGCGGAACCGGACTCAGCCACGGGGCGATGCGGGGCGTGCTCGACCTGGCCGATGCACTGATCCTGGTGAGTTCACCGGCGCTCGACGGGGCGCGCAGCGCCGGCGCCACCCTCGACTGGCTCGCAGGTCACGGCTTCGGCCACCTGATCGCCCGGTGCGTGGTCGTGCTCAGCTCCGCGCGTCCCGGGTCGTCGTCCATCGACACCGGCCAGCTGGCGCAGCACTTCCTCACCCGCTGCCGGGCCGTGCAGGAGATCTGCTTCGACGACCATCTTGCCGAGGGCGCCGACGTCGACCTGGATCTCCTTCATCGCCGCACGCGCCGGGCGTTCGTGGAACTGGCCGCCACCGTCGCCGAAGACTTCGGGGGCACTGGACTGCGTCGGCATCCGCCGTTCCTCGCCGACGAAATGTGA
- a CDS encoding alpha/beta fold hydrolase — MTASDTADTTGSGHDLPPVRVEYRTIHGYRRAFRIAGEGPAILLIHGIGDNSSTYDEVIGELARDHTVIAPDLLGHGLSEKPSADYSVAAFANGMRDLLVVLGINQVTVVGHSLGGGVAMQFCYQFPRFVQRLVLVAAGGVTHDVNPALRLASVPGVALLTRAFGLPGMLPLLSGAARALERADSVPGLPPKLTPRNLITDHQDLLRIVSDLADPHAHAAFIRTLRAVVDWRGQTITMLDRAYLTERLPLLVVWGTKDSVIPVHHADLISATIPHADVEIFEGAGHFPFRDDPQRFVRLVLDFIAENEPLEFDPANWRELMRTGQRLDQFVGSDALIEEIFEALEDERSAS, encoded by the coding sequence ATGACCGCGTCCGACACCGCCGACACGACCGGATCCGGCCACGATCTGCCACCGGTCCGGGTCGAGTACCGGACGATCCACGGCTACCGGCGAGCGTTCCGGATCGCCGGCGAGGGACCGGCGATCCTGCTGATCCACGGCATCGGCGACAACTCGTCGACGTACGACGAGGTGATCGGTGAGCTGGCCCGCGACCACACGGTGATCGCGCCCGATCTCCTCGGGCACGGCCTGTCGGAGAAGCCGAGCGCCGACTACTCGGTGGCGGCGTTCGCGAACGGCATGCGCGACCTGCTCGTCGTGCTGGGCATCAACCAGGTGACCGTCGTCGGCCACTCACTCGGCGGCGGAGTCGCCATGCAGTTCTGTTACCAGTTCCCGCGTTTCGTCCAGCGGCTGGTCCTGGTCGCCGCCGGGGGCGTCACACATGACGTCAACCCGGCCCTTCGCCTGGCCTCGGTCCCGGGCGTCGCCCTGCTGACCCGCGCGTTCGGTCTGCCCGGCATGTTGCCGCTGCTGAGCGGCGCGGCCAGAGCCCTCGAACGCGCCGACTCGGTGCCGGGCCTGCCGCCCAAGCTCACCCCGCGCAATCTGATCACCGACCACCAGGATCTGCTTCGCATCGTCAGTGATCTGGCCGACCCGCACGCGCACGCGGCGTTCATCCGGACCCTGCGCGCCGTGGTCGACTGGCGCGGCCAGACCATCACGATGCTCGATCGCGCCTACCTCACCGAGCGCCTGCCGTTGCTGGTGGTCTGGGGCACCAAGGACTCGGTGATTCCGGTGCACCACGCCGACCTGATCAGCGCCACCATCCCCCACGCCGACGTCGAGATCTTCGAGGGCGCGGGCCATTTCCCGTTCCGCGACGACCCACAGCGCTTCGTTCGCCTGGTCCTGGACTTCATCGCTGAGAACGAGCCGCTCGAGTTCGATCCGGCGAACTGGCGCGAACTGATGCGCACCGGCCAGCGACTGGATCAGTTCGTCGGTTCCGACGCGCTGATCGAGGAGATCTTCGAAGCCCTCGAGGACGAGCGCAGCGCCAGCTGA
- a CDS encoding NAD(P)/FAD-dependent oxidoreductase: MRTTHTVVIGSGFGGLAAAKQLAKSKVPTVLISATDEHLFQPLLYQVATGVLPAEEIAPPIAGVLASKETVDVVRGRVTGLDADAKVLTYRTDDGEEQIRYEYLIVAAGASQGYFGHDEWAERTFALKTLDDATRLRAHLLDCFAAPVDDSAAHTFVVVGGGATGVEIAGQIRELRTRYFTDAPTAVYLVEGAGDLLPVYGGRLSDFARTTLEDAGVQVLTDSFVTGIDDGAVTLRGADGDERTIATKTVVWSAGVQATPLAEVVAEATKCDTDRAGRLLINPDLTVGARADVFAIGDMTSLNGYPGQSPVAMQEGRHAADMIRGKTVTGTPFRYLDKGSMAVVNRNNAVVDAPFGVKLTGFLGWLTWLGVHLFYLVGFRNRFGAVWSWFRAFVGSARPGFAEAEPVTKGRTGDVTAVGSAADDRELVGSSR, translated from the coding sequence ATGCGCACCACGCACACCGTCGTGATCGGATCGGGCTTCGGTGGCCTCGCCGCCGCCAAACAGCTGGCCAAGTCGAAGGTTCCCACGGTCCTGATCTCCGCGACCGACGAGCACCTCTTCCAACCACTGCTGTACCAGGTCGCCACCGGGGTGCTGCCGGCCGAGGAGATCGCGCCGCCGATCGCCGGTGTGCTGGCGTCCAAGGAGACCGTCGACGTCGTCCGCGGCCGGGTGACGGGCCTGGACGCCGACGCCAAGGTGCTGACCTACCGCACGGACGACGGCGAGGAGCAGATCCGGTACGAGTACCTGATCGTCGCCGCCGGCGCCTCGCAGGGCTACTTCGGGCACGACGAGTGGGCCGAGCGCACCTTCGCGCTCAAGACGCTCGACGATGCGACGCGACTGCGCGCTCACCTGCTCGACTGCTTCGCGGCCCCGGTCGACGACTCCGCCGCGCACACCTTCGTGGTGGTGGGCGGCGGCGCCACCGGCGTCGAGATCGCCGGTCAGATCCGCGAACTGCGTACCCGCTACTTCACCGATGCGCCGACGGCGGTGTACCTGGTGGAAGGGGCCGGAGACCTGCTGCCCGTGTACGGCGGGCGGCTCTCGGACTTCGCCCGCACGACACTCGAGGACGCCGGAGTGCAGGTGCTCACCGACAGCTTCGTCACCGGTATCGACGACGGCGCGGTGACCCTGCGTGGCGCCGACGGCGACGAGCGGACCATCGCGACCAAGACCGTCGTCTGGTCGGCCGGGGTGCAGGCCACTCCGCTGGCCGAGGTGGTCGCCGAGGCGACCAAGTGCGACACCGACCGGGCCGGCCGGTTGCTGATCAATCCCGATCTCACCGTCGGGGCGCGCGCCGACGTGTTCGCGATCGGCGACATGACTAGCCTGAACGGCTACCCCGGGCAGAGCCCCGTCGCCATGCAAGAGGGCCGTCACGCGGCCGACATGATCCGTGGCAAGACGGTGACCGGCACTCCGTTCCGCTACCTGGACAAGGGCAGCATGGCCGTGGTGAACCGCAACAACGCCGTCGTCGATGCCCCGTTCGGGGTCAAGCTCACCGGTTTCCTCGGCTGGCTCACCTGGCTCGGCGTGCACCTGTTCTACCTGGTCGGCTTCCGGAACCGGTTCGGCGCGGTGTGGTCGTGGTTCCGCGCCTTCGTGGGCAGCGCCCGACCGGGCTTCGCCGAGGCGGAGCCGGTGACGAAGGGTCGGACCGGCGACGTGACGGCCGTCGGGAGCGCGGCAGACGACCGGGAACTCGTGGGCTCGTCCCGCTGA
- a CDS encoding LysR family transcriptional regulator: MEFRQLEYLVAVAECGGFSRAAKASFVSQSAVSHQIAALERELGVELFDRAARSVTLTDAGELLVPRARELLRLRDEAVAAVVPRPDRVRITANMSFARAALSAVATVRERHPEAEIDFLIKPFGQRIDAVASGEADLALVRGGVDRDDLYLDPLWVDQPVLTFPSRHPLAGLGRAPAPRELSEFPLILPPAEQQLLLHQLVERVFARADAQVIYGPVVRPGHSVAFELINHPECWSILYDDPLVPGLVCRRGLEFTLPVSAVLRADATPNPLVAELLAELSHGYSRR, from the coding sequence ATGGAGTTCCGGCAGCTCGAGTACCTGGTGGCCGTCGCCGAGTGCGGCGGCTTCTCCCGCGCGGCTAAGGCCAGCTTCGTGTCGCAGTCGGCGGTGAGCCATCAGATCGCCGCCCTCGAGCGCGAGCTGGGCGTGGAGCTGTTCGACCGTGCGGCCCGCTCGGTGACGCTCACCGACGCCGGAGAACTGCTGGTCCCGCGCGCTCGGGAACTGCTGCGGCTGCGCGACGAGGCTGTCGCCGCGGTGGTTCCCCGACCTGATCGGGTGCGCATCACCGCCAACATGTCGTTTGCCCGAGCCGCGCTCAGCGCGGTGGCGACCGTCCGCGAACGCCACCCGGAGGCCGAGATCGACTTTCTCATCAAGCCGTTCGGGCAGCGGATCGACGCCGTCGCATCCGGGGAGGCCGACCTGGCGCTGGTCCGCGGCGGCGTCGACCGCGACGACCTCTACCTCGATCCCCTCTGGGTGGACCAGCCGGTGCTGACCTTCCCGTCACGGCATCCGCTGGCCGGCCTGGGGCGCGCGCCGGCCCCGCGCGAACTGTCGGAGTTTCCGCTGATTCTCCCGCCCGCCGAACAGCAGCTTCTGCTGCACCAGCTGGTCGAACGTGTCTTCGCCCGGGCCGACGCGCAGGTGATCTACGGGCCGGTGGTGCGGCCGGGACATTCGGTGGCCTTCGAGCTCATCAACCACCCGGAATGCTGGTCCATCCTGTACGACGACCCGCTGGTGCCCGGCCTGGTCTGCCGTCGCGGACTGGAGTTCACCCTGCCGGTGTCGGCGGTGCTCCGCGCGGATGCGACGCCCAATCCGCTCGTGGCCGAGCTGCTCGCCGAACTCTCGCACGGATACAGCCGCAGGTGA
- the truA gene encoding tRNA pseudouridine(38-40) synthase TruA has product MEPEHESPRLRLLIGYDGTDFSGWATQPGRRTVCETLEATLSTVLRMPVRLTVAGRTDAGVHATGQVAHCDVPAAALATRSIDGDPGRLVRRLAKMLPDDVRVKSVDAVPHDFDARFSALARRYEYRLSDAPWGAEPLSARRTADWRRPLDPEAMNQASAALLGLNDFAAFCRFREGSTTIRELQEFSWRRDDDGVLIGRVKADAFCWSMVRSLVGAVASVGEGRRSVDWCVALLNERTRSAQVPVAQARGLTLAEVYYPPPQEWAARNAVTRDVRDAADVDGGGTAGGPSGGCCGG; this is encoded by the coding sequence GTGGAGCCGGAACACGAGTCGCCGCGGCTGCGCTTGCTGATCGGGTACGACGGCACCGACTTCTCCGGCTGGGCGACCCAGCCCGGCCGGCGCACGGTCTGCGAGACCCTCGAGGCGACGCTGTCGACGGTGCTGCGGATGCCCGTCCGGCTCACCGTCGCCGGACGGACCGACGCGGGTGTGCACGCCACCGGACAGGTGGCGCACTGCGACGTTCCCGCGGCGGCCCTGGCGACTCGGTCGATCGACGGCGATCCCGGGCGCCTGGTCCGTCGACTCGCGAAGATGCTGCCCGACGACGTGCGGGTCAAGTCGGTCGACGCGGTGCCGCACGATTTCGATGCCCGCTTCTCGGCGCTCGCCCGGCGCTACGAGTACCGCCTGTCGGACGCGCCGTGGGGCGCCGAACCGCTGTCGGCACGACGCACCGCCGACTGGCGGCGTCCGCTCGACCCCGAGGCGATGAACCAGGCCTCGGCCGCCCTGCTGGGGCTGAACGACTTCGCCGCCTTCTGCCGGTTCCGGGAGGGCTCTACGACGATCCGTGAGCTCCAGGAGTTCTCCTGGCGGCGTGACGACGACGGGGTGCTGATCGGTCGGGTGAAGGCCGACGCCTTCTGCTGGTCGATGGTGCGCTCGCTGGTCGGAGCCGTGGCCTCGGTGGGCGAAGGCCGCCGCAGCGTCGACTGGTGCGTCGCGCTGCTGAACGAGCGGACGCGCAGCGCCCAGGTGCCGGTCGCACAGGCGCGCGGCCTCACCCTCGCTGAGGTGTATTACCCGCCGCCGCAGGAGTGGGCGGCGCGCAACGCGGTGACGAGGGACGTGCGGGACGCCGCAGACGTGGACGGCGGCGGGACGGCGGGCGGCCCCTCGGGCGGCTGCTGCGGCGGCTGA
- the rplQ gene encoding 50S ribosomal protein L17, which yields MPKPTKGARLGGSASHQKAILANLATALFEHGRITTTEAKAKRLRPYAEKLITHAKAGELANRRQVLKDIRDKDVVAKLFDDIAPLYSGRDGGYTRIIKTLPRKGDNAPMAVIALVTEQTASNEASRATRAAASKKAAAENPVAEVIDEATPAEVSNAEAVSEGADENQAAATADEALAEGADVDGSNEEK from the coding sequence ATGCCCAAGCCCACTAAGGGTGCCCGCCTCGGCGGGTCGGCCAGCCACCAGAAGGCGATCCTCGCCAACCTGGCGACGGCGCTCTTCGAGCACGGCCGCATCACCACCACCGAAGCCAAGGCCAAGCGGCTCCGCCCGTACGCCGAGAAGCTGATCACTCATGCGAAGGCCGGCGAGCTCGCCAACCGTCGCCAGGTGCTCAAGGACATCCGCGACAAGGACGTCGTCGCCAAGCTGTTCGACGACATCGCGCCGCTGTACTCCGGTCGCGACGGCGGATACACCCGCATCATCAAGACCCTGCCGCGCAAGGGCGACAACGCGCCGATGGCCGTGATCGCTCTGGTCACCGAGCAGACCGCGTCGAACGAGGCCAGCCGGGCCACCCGCGCCGCCGCCTCCAAGAAGGCCGCTGCCGAGAACCCGGTCGCCGAGGTGATCGACGAGGCCACCCCGGCCGAGGTCTCCAACGCCGAGGCCGTGTCCGAGGGTGCCGACGAGAACCAGGCCGCGGCCACCGCGGACGAGGCTCTCGCCGAGGGCGCCGACGTCGACGGTTCGAACGAAGAGAAGTAG
- a CDS encoding DNA-directed RNA polymerase subunit alpha, producing MLISQRPILSEEVIAENRSKFVIEPLEPGFGYTLGNSLRRTLLSSIPGAAVTSIRIDGVLHEFTTVPGVKEDVTDIILNLKGLVVSSEEDEPVTMYVRKQGPGAVTGADIVPPAGVTVHNPDLHIATLNDKGKLEIELVVERGRGYVPAVQNKATGAEIGRIPVDSIYSPVLKVTYKVEATRVEQRTDFDRLVLDVETKNSITARDALASAGKTLVELFGLARELNVEAEGIEIGPSPQEADHIAAFSLPIEDLELTVRSYNCLKREGVHTVGELVARTESDLLDIRNFGQKSIDEVKVKLHGLGLSLKDSPASFDPSQVAGYDPATGTWSDEASYTDDSGEDFAETEQL from the coding sequence ATGCTCATCTCACAGCGACCCATTCTGTCCGAAGAGGTCATCGCCGAGAACCGGTCCAAGTTCGTCATCGAGCCGCTGGAGCCGGGCTTCGGCTACACGCTCGGCAACTCGCTGCGGCGCACGCTGCTCTCGTCCATCCCGGGCGCGGCGGTCACCAGCATCCGCATCGACGGCGTGCTCCACGAGTTCACCACCGTCCCGGGTGTGAAGGAAGACGTCACCGACATCATCCTGAACCTCAAGGGCCTCGTGGTCAGTTCGGAAGAGGACGAGCCGGTCACCATGTACGTCCGCAAGCAGGGTCCCGGTGCGGTCACCGGCGCCGACATCGTGCCCCCGGCCGGTGTCACGGTGCACAACCCGGACCTGCACATCGCGACCCTCAACGACAAGGGCAAGCTCGAGATCGAGCTCGTCGTCGAGCGGGGCCGCGGCTACGTGCCGGCCGTGCAGAACAAGGCCACCGGTGCCGAGATCGGCCGTATCCCGGTCGACTCGATCTACTCGCCGGTCCTCAAGGTGACCTACAAGGTCGAGGCCACCCGCGTCGAGCAGCGCACCGACTTCGATCGTCTGGTGCTCGACGTGGAGACCAAGAACTCCATCACCGCGCGGGACGCCCTGGCGTCGGCCGGTAAGACCCTGGTCGAGCTCTTCGGCCTGGCTCGGGAGCTCAACGTCGAGGCCGAGGGCATCGAGATCGGCCCGTCACCGCAGGAAGCTGATCACATCGCCGCGTTCAGCCTGCCGATCGAGGATCTGGAGCTGACCGTCCGGTCGTACAACTGCCTCAAGCGCGAGGGTGTGCACACCGTCGGCGAGTTGGTGGCCCGTACCGAGTCGGACCTGCTCGACATCCGCAACTTCGGTCAGAAGTCGATCGACGAGGTGAAGGTGAAGCTGCACGGTCTGGGTCTGTCGCTCAAGGACAGCCCGGCCAGCTTCGATCCGTCGCAGGTCGCCGGGTACGATCCGGCCACCGGTACCTGGAGTGACGAGGCGTCGTACACCGACGACTCCGGTGAAGATTTCGCCGAGACCGAGCAGCTGTAG